The following coding sequences lie in one Chelonia mydas isolate rCheMyd1 chromosome 6, rCheMyd1.pri.v2, whole genome shotgun sequence genomic window:
- the LOC119566236 gene encoding protein mab-21-like 3: MCLYASLDLLFSPHLIERITLQPWDPKSPAVQLIFRLGEEELVSVDLVPAVQDKVVLSEDWQTNDLARLSDWWDKEPGNSQERFRQKGEKVGRVGADIVAKDGFWRFSFANAETAFLQDIDSDGGQRRKALRLLKFINKECWVPEYGKILTSYHLKTVLLWAQDIHPETEKWETLESSLKTLLSLLRHCVNKRKLPHYFLRDFNLFNKRYREGNGFYEWLALQVLNKEGELLEVNPADYISLRVPKKHSESPGAFSRAETSLQGFNSSHLKKLKELEEKQLYEWEEEEPGNKNVTA; the protein is encoded by the exons ATGTGTCTATATGCATCACTGGatcttctcttttctccccatCTCATAGAGAGAATCACACTGCAGCCTTGGGACCCCAAATCCCCGGCTGTGCAGCTGATTTTCCGGCTGGGCGAGGAGGAGCTAGTCTCTGTGGATCTGGTCCCTGCTGTCCAGGATAAGGTGGTGTTGTCTGAAGACTGGCAGACAAACGACCTGGCCAGACTGTCCGACTGGTGGGACAAGGAGCCGGGCAACAGCCAGGAAAGATTCCGccagaagggagagaaagttGGGAGAGTCGGTGCTGACATAGTGGCCAAAGATGGTTTCTGGAG GTTCTCTTTTGCTAATGCCGAGACAGCTTTTCTCCAGGACATCGACAGTGATGGGGGGCAGCGACGGAAAGCTCTGAGACTCCTGAAGTTCATAAACAAGGAGTGCTGGGTCCCAGAATATGGCAAGATATTGACATCTTACCACCTGAAG ACCGTTCTTCTGTGGGCCCAAGATATTCACCCGGAGACGGAGAAATGGGAGACCCTGGAGTCGTCCCTGAAGACCCTCCTGAGCCTCCTACGTCACTGCGTGAACAAGAGAAAGCTCCCCCACTATTTCCTGCGTGACTTTAACCTCTTCAACAAGCGCTACAGGGAAGGTAACGGGTTCTATGAGTGGCTGGCCTTGCAGGTCCTCAACAAGGAGGGGGAGCTGTTGGAGGTGAATCCAGCAGACTATATATCCCTGAGAGTCCCCAAGAAGCATTCTGAGAGTCCTGGGGCCTTCAGCAGAGCAGAGACATCTCTCCAGGGATTTAATTCGAGCCACCTGAAGAAGCTGAAGGAGTTGGAGGAGAAACAGCTGTATGAGTGGGAAGAGGAAGAGCCGGGTAACAAGAATGTAACGGCCTAG
- the LOC114022345 gene encoding uncharacterized protein LOC114022345 isoform X2 — MAGKYQSEAGVPREMEEEQAEFPSLVQELLKCFLGNHVYPEQKEHQRRKQECQLVQALVSRIMASVRKCNVELFTGEAILVGSQAQDLHVQTESSSSDYDFLVPIHYNMNLILMGSLYSKLYTPKGLLPVWDRLKPEVPVYRWGNKVVVDYNKLIMRDLLERKTVDMDLTEEDIKTINKQQLQIWKNGIDPFRVMKTLWDCVQEALTKERSLATGIRNIKLENTVSIIPVRPAVQLSAEVNGRPVSIDLVPTIRNKVDMSMDWPRQDLRWLSDWWDREQDAEQRKPTWNIMEIYKTGTDLVAKNSYWRLTFSLAETQLLKDIDADGGCRQKALRVLKQINMEKWVPRYGKVLTSYHLKMVLFWASHLNPETENWAMELDALGTLLKVLEFSLEKKQLPSYFLPSMNFFDWHRTEEENSLKNRVLEVLRLEVRLMRCSPEQYLRLSYDLAKPQGPGPFIQRVRELDEFRRKHEKDFEEFKNLKISCDRSLFREL; from the exons ATGGCGGGCAAGTACCAGAGTGAGGCAGGAGTGCCAAGGGAAatggaagaggaacaggctgagTTTCCTTCACTTGTCCAGGAGTTACTGAAATGCTTCTTGGGGAACCATGTGTATCCCGAGCAAAAGGAACACCAGAGAAGGAAGCAGGAGTGCCAGCTGGTGCAAGCTCTGGTCAGCAGGATCATGGCTTCAGTGCGTAAGTGCAACGTGGAGCTGTTCACGGGGGAAGCCATCCTGGTGGGCAGCCAAGCCCAGGACCTCCACGTCCAGACAGAGTCCAGCAGCAGCGACTATGACTTCCTGGTCCCCATCCATTACAACATGAACCTGATCCTTATGGGCAGCCTGTACAGCAAGCTGTACACCCCAAAAGGTCTTCTGCCTGTCTGGGACCGCTTGAAGCCCGAGGTGCCGGTGTACCGCTGGGGGAACAAGGTGGTGGTGGATTATAACAAGCTGATAATGAGAGATCTCTTGGAGAGGAAGACTGTAGACATGGACCTCACAGAGGAAgacataaaaacaataaataagcaGCAG TTACAGATTTGGAAGAATGGCATTGATCCATTTCGTGTAATGAAAACATTGTGGGACTGTGTCCAGGAAGCTCTGACTAAAG AGAGAAGCCTGGCTACCGGAATTA GAAACATTAAACTGGAGAACACTGTGAGTATTATACCAGTTCGTCCAGCCGTGCAGCTCAGTGCAGAGGTGAATGGCCGACCTGTGTCTATAGACCTGGTGCCCACCATCCGGAATAAAGTGGACATGTCCATGGATTGGCCAAGGCAGGATCTCAGGTGGCTTTCCGACTGGTGGGACCGGGAGCAGGACGCTGAGCAGAGAAAACCCACCTGGAATATCATGGAAATTTACAAAACTGGGACCGATCTGGTGGCCAAGAATTCATACTGGAG gCTGACCTTCTCCCTGGCTGAGACCCAGCTCCTCAAGGACATTGACGCCGATGGTGGGTGCAGGCAGAAGGCGTTGCGGGTGCTGAAGCAAATCAATATGGAGAAGTGGGTACCACGCTACGGTAAAGTCCTGACCTCCTACCACCTGAAG ATGGTTCTTTTTTGGGCTTCCCACCTCAACCCAGAGACAGAGAACTGGGCCATGGAGCTGGATGCTCTGGGGACCCTGCTGAAGGTGCTGGAGTTCAGCCTGGAGAAGAAACAGCTGCCCAGCTATTTCCTGCCTTCAATGAATTTCTTCGACTGGCACCGGACTGAGGAAGAGAATTCCCTGAAAAACCGGGTGCTGGAGGTGCTCAGACTGGAGGTGAGGCTGATGAGATGCAGCCCAGAACAGTACCTCCGGCTGAGCTATGACCTGGCCAAGCCCCAAGGCCCGGGACCCTTCATCCAACGGGTGCGGGAGCTTGACGAGTTTAGAAGGAAGCATGAGAAAGACTTTGAAGAGTTCAAAAACCTGAAGATATCTTGTGACAGAAGCCTCTTCAGGGAGTTGTGA